Genomic segment of Drosophila ananassae strain 14024-0371.13 chromosome 2L, ASM1763931v2, whole genome shotgun sequence:
CAagcaaagaaacaaaaaaaagtaaggGAAAAAAGTGGCTGAAAACGTAATGCCAAAATCGTAAACggacaaaaagaaaaacccgCGATTTTAAAACCGAAATCGGAGCCCGGCCCCGGCCCGGCCAGTCATTGACATTGCCCAGACACCGTTCCCCGACGAAAACAAATATCAAATCAAATAAAGTACAAACGTGGGggggacaaaaaaaaaaaacgaatacgAATAAAAATCGTATAATGTAAGCTAACAAACGCGCCCCTTGGTTTCTGTTTTGGTTTATAAATACAACCGCCCCAGTCGCCAGaataaaaaccataaaatGTCAGCTTATTTTTAACGCACAATCGAAAAACATGCAAGGCAAGATGTCAAGTGCATGCAAATCAAATGCATTTCGATTTTCGATTAGAGGTGGGCGATTAAAGGAGGTGGTGCGCTAGAGGTGGTGCAGGTGTATGACAGGTGAACCGATAGGCGTGACATCGTTAGTCACTTAAAAGCTCATATCTAATGCAGATCACACATGGATGGGAATTGAAATTCTCAATAATTATGCTGATAAACTTGAGTGATTTGTTTTTATGGCCGTTGTGAGGCAGTAAACAAATACGGAAATACAAATATAAAGATGGCAGCTATCAGGTCTCTcagattaaatattatattttatggaaTAAGTTTCTAAAAAACAACCACATTGATTAAATTCCTACTTTACGAGATTTGGATTATGAACGATAAAAATAGGTCAATAGATTGCACCGCATTCCTCCCCCTACATAGATGTCTGATGAAATTTGCATGTTGCGATGAAACGAATGTTTTGaattattaattaagaaattaatttCGCGCCGACGAATCCGAACTTGGCCTCGCCGACATTCCAATCCGCGCGCTTTCGTTTTGCAGCTGCCATCGGAAATGGGGAATTCAATTAGCGGGTGCCATTGTCTGGCAATCAATGGTATGGCCCATAGCTTCGACGACCCCCAGCTCCAAAGACTCGGAGTCATGTTTGGGTGGCTATCTGCTTAGTCAGAGCCAGAGGGCCTCGACCAGAGTGCATAAATTTGCATTTCTTTTACACCCGTTGATGATGCACCCGTGCTTTAAGATCCCACCCATCCCAACGGAAGACGGAACCCAACCCGTCATCCTCATCCACATCCTCGCCCTCGTCGGCGGGCTGGACCAGATGAGTGAGCAGTTCCAACAAAAGAGAGTGTGCGTAATCACTGAATCGCCGCTGTCTCCGAGCTCTGGCCATTACAAAGCAGAAATTAAtcatgaaataattatttataccCGTCCACGTACATGGGCTTTGTCTTGTGCCgccaaaaatgttgaaaaatatGATTTTGTGGAGTTGCCTTTGTGACAGTGCAAAAAGTAAAACGAAAACTGAAATCCAATTTCCTTTATGGCTTAGTTATAAGCGATTATAATGGCCATTACATCTGGCTTTGGGCGAATCGGATGGAAGTGCCCGAGGGGAGAGATGGAGAATTTCCTTTGAAAATCATCTACAGAAAAGTTTTATATTAATGTACATACCTACATTTTCCCCCCAGTATTATTTTGGGGCATTCGGCATGCATATGTTTTCCACCATAGCTTCCTTTTATATCGTTTTCGTTTTCCATTATACAACTTTTGTTTTCCACTTGATTGCATTTTACTTTTTGGCTTTTCTGCAGCGCCTTCCAGGCGTTTCAAGTTGCAACGAAAATCTTATGGCGTGAAATTGTTTTCTTGCATAGATTTCGATGATCGATTGTTCAGCGCATTGGAAAAATGAACCTAACGAGATATTTTCCAATTACTAGTTTGGTTTTTTCAACCATCTCTTAGAGAAAGGATTAGGGGGTTTCCATACTAAAGATGGTTGATTCAAATCGGTAGGTAGATTAGAGGTGACACTGGTGTATGACAGGGGATTCGATAGTGACATCGTTAGTTATTTAAAAAGCTCATATCTAATGCACAATTGAAACTTTCAGTAATTATGCTAATTAATCCCTTTTCTTCATTTGCAGACTCTGCTCGCTGACAATAACGCGTCTGACCATTCTGTCCCCCTTGCCCGGAGACACCACATCGCTCTCCTTGGCGGTGAAGATGCAGAGCTCGAAGCGGACACTGCGCAGCCACGAAATTCCCATTAATGGCAGTGCCCTGACCTCCTCCGCCGCCTTGCAGGGCAACTCCCCGGCCGCTGCAGGGCAGCCCGGCAGTGCAGGCACTGGCGTAGGCGCGGGCGTGGCAGTGCCTCTGAGTGAAACCGAACTGGATCTGCACTTCAGCCTGCAGTATCCGCATTTCATCAAGAGAGATGGCAACAGACTGGTTATTTTGCTGCAACGccgcaaaaaatacaaatcaCGCACCATTTTGGGCTACAAGACACTGGCCGAGGGCATCATCCGGATGGACGCAGTGCTCCAGAAGTCGATGGACATGATTATTGAGCTGACGGCTTCCGGAAAGAATGGCAGGCCGGGCACCGTGGTGGCCTGTCTGCGCGCCGAGCGCGTCTCTTCCATTCCAGTTGACCATGACAATAAGAACAACAACAGCGTCCTGCTGGCAGGTGAGTCCTCCCAAGATGAGACCCAAAAAGGTCAAACTAAGTTCATAGTTTCTGGTTTACGGGTATCCATATCCATGTCCACTTCGCCAGGCATTCCCCGAAGTGCCAAAGAATTTATTGCCAAATCCATAAAATACATGCATAAGTGGACCCACGAGTCCCAGGCCCAGTCTCAGTCCCCGGCAAGATTATGGAAGTGCTAATGACGCAAACTGGGCAATTAATGGCCCGAGTGGGGGTGGAGGAGGCAGGAGGCTGGAGATTAGAATACCAATCGACTGCTGCTCCACTCCATGACGGATGAGTAGCTGTCCCTGTGTTCGCTGGCGTAGATCAGATGGTGCTCCCAATTTGAGCTGATGTTTATGGTAATTGCTTGTGAAACAATTCTCGGGGTGGCGGAGCGATGAGGAGATGATGATGGAGCAGCTCTAGGTGGCAGCGAGTGACGTCAGAGGCGGCAAGAGCAGCACACGCATTTCGAATTTACGCCATTAAGTTTCCCCATGGCTACTGAAAAGGCCGGCCCGGCCTCCACATGGCAACAGAGAAGCCTCATCTCATCCATGGCAATCTAATTGAAAGTATTTTTCAGCTATTTTTGTTTGACAAGAGAATGGCGTGCgaaccagaaaaaaaaaggaaatacaaGTATGGAGAGCGAGCCGGAGCGCCAGCGAGAGGAAATTCAATTATGAAAATAACGTAGAGCGAGTGGAAAACTCATTTGCCAGGCGGATTCCCCACTCTCTGCACCATCTGGCTGCCCTCCGGTGGCCGGAGGGGACTCGAAAAGTGTAATGGGATGATATGGAAAAGGGCTGGCTCCTGGGAAAGTTATTAGGCATGTTGGGTCGGAAGGAGCGGTCGGGGGAGATTTTCCTGGTTTTTGGCATCACTGGGTCAGGGCCAGGACCAGGGTAAAGGTCAGGCCACTAGAACCAATGCGCAAGTTGCATCTAACCTTTAACCTGCCTGTCGGCTGTTTAAAAATGTATGACATGCAAAATTGAATCTGAGGAAAGGACTTGGTAGATGGAACTACTTTGGCCATCCACCTTCGAAGAGTTCCTCAATAACCTCCATTGGTATTCCCCTGGTAAGTACCAACTGGAATTAGCTAGTTAACGATTATAAATCACCACCATTTGCAATAAATCATGCCCTTCGAGGAGGATCTCATTCAGGAGGAATGGGTACTGCTTCTACGGACTCTTTGGCAGTGGGCCAAGGCAGCGAGAATCCACATTTCGGTGGCAGTGACAGTCATATAGCCATATAGCCCATCCAAACATGCATGTATTCTCGACCACCTTGAGGGTCAGCACTTGAACCCGAGCTAAATGAACTGTCCCGATAGAGGAGGCCGCCGACACATAGACACCAGACAGCTCTGCTAAATTACTCTGGGTCTCGCTTTCTAATTTGCAAAAATGGAATTCAAAAGCAGAACGACGACGGGCATGAGGAGTGGGCTTGGAGGGGAAAACCTTTTTGCCTCAACCCCAATTCGGGGTATTGATTTTCTCGTTATGCGGCAGTCCGGCCTCCAAAAAAACAGCAGCTCCTCCGGGCGAGTGGGTGGGCGTGGGGTTGGGGGCTTCTAGGTGTGTGCCGGATTGCCGCAGGCTGGTGGTGCTTGTTGAATGTGTGTATGCCTGGGCCTGGGTCGTGCCGGGTTGGTGCCAGGACGAGTCAGGCACCATTAGCAGTCGGCGGACGCTCCTTGAAGTGGGCGGGTAACTTGTTTGTGGGTGGACTTTAAATCGGGGTGTTTGCTCCGAATGAATTTTCCATGGTCATTACTTAGAAAGGCTTAGTGAGCACACAGTTACGAAAATAGTTTAGTTAGGGACTCGCTGGAGAAAGGATACTCGATGGAAGGATATCATCCATAAATAACTTGGCCAACAGCGCAGATCAATCATAGAACTTATGATGCTTCTCcatctgtttttgttttcctctGGGATTaaggtattataatttatgaAGGGACCCGAGCCACGCCCACATCCTGTCTACATGGGCTCCTTGTCGTTCGCCTCCCTTCCTTCTAACCGTCATTTGGTTCTTATGAAGCTTCTGCTGATGACAGCCCATGGctgttttttttctcgtattttGTTGCCGTTGTCGCAACGACAGGAATTAAGTCATTTGTCCTTGAGTGCCAGAGATAAACGCTGTGCAGAAGTGACACTGACTGGATGCAGGAGCGAGGACCAGGGACCGGGGTGGGCTGCCAGGAGGCTGCCACTAACGACCACCCCTCCTCCACTCActtttattgtgttttattttttgccgcTACCCCCGGCTACCCATTGAGTGGTTAATGGCGATATGCGTAAATTATGCCGAAAGTGTATCCCCACCACAGCTCACTTCCCCTCCTATTTTTATCCACTATCTGCTACTGGCTGTCGGCTAATGACAAGATTCGTGTGCCGGCCAAGGTTAGCCCAATGTTTTGCCTTTTTGTGCCAGTTTCTGGCTTGTTTACTTGAGCTATGATAGCTTCAAGGATGGATggattaataatatttattattatagtcTTGCAAAGGGTCATCTCAGGCGCTATTCAGTATATATCCTTGATCAGAAGTCCATATAGGCTTGGTTCTACGCCAactattcatttagtttttaaactaTCAACTTTGGCATACATTATTCTTTACTTTGCGAGCAGTATATAAGTGGGATCAGCCGGGATCTGTCGACTATATCTCATAGTTGCCATAGAACTGCCATAGACTCTTTATAAGCCCCCTTATGATAGCTATTATCTTGCCCAATATAGCCATCTATTTTACCATCAATTCTAAGCACAATAATTAATTGTTATACCTAGTTCTAGCCACTAACCACTTCGCAATACTTGCATCACTATCATCCCGAGTTGAATCGGTTTAGACACTATTCTAAACAGAAACTATTCATCTCTATGTCTTGTAAGTGGCTATAAATATTCCCTCAGATTAAATATTACTCAGAAAATTGGCCCAAATTATGTTAAATTGTTCTGcccggctgctgctgctgttgcggtTTATCTGACCTCCCGCAAGGAAGCCGAGAACCGAGAGCACAGACACTAAATCAATGTCGTTCAGCGCTTTTCAATACGCTTtccattactcatacgcagcgTGGCACCGCCATGGGATGATTGTGCGTTGTGGTGAGATGGGCAAGTGGTGGGTGgctgggtggttgggtggctgGGATGGCTGGGAGACTGAGGTGAACTGTGTTGAGGGCCTTTTGGCCATGACACATCTTCCGTTGCTTTCGACTGCCATTGTCTGGCATTTTCTCGCTCTCAGCTTGTTGTTTACGTGAGTTTGGCTTTTCTCCCATGTGGAAAGCACTATTCGTGGAAAATTCCTGGACCAGAGGCGGGTGTGTTCAGTGTATGCAGTCGGTTTCCTGGAAGCCTAGACAGGCAAAAGGCCATTAAAGTGCCTGAGAATTGCATGCAATTATAAGGGGAAGAGGAGACCACGCCAAGGGAGACATCATTAACTTGTCGGCGTAATTGCAGTCAAGACGCAAGACTTAATACAAACAGAATAATTACCCTCAAGGAGGAAACTCTATTtaccctctctctctctttggaCAGTCTGGTGCTCCAGTTTGGCTGGGAAAACACGCCAAGTGGGAAAGATGGGAATAATGGCCAATAAGCAGGAATGCAGCTTCTGCATTGGCCCAATTAATCAGCTCTCTGGCTGCGTTTTTAATCATTCTGATACTTATCAGCTCTGTCAAAAGTTACACTTGGCCCCAGCACCACCCACTGGAGGAGGTGTACCTGCGTGCGTACCTCATCCATCCACCAGCACCGCCCAGCACGCGATAGTCCGCCAGGGAGAGGGAGTACAGAGACCGGCCGGTGAATTTCAGCTTTGGCTGAAATGATAACGACAGCAAAACATGCcagcaaataaacaaacaagacTGGAGAAAGATAAATAACAGAGTCTACCGACTAGCAGATACCTCTTCCTCAACCCTCCAGTTAGTTAGTGCCATAAAGTCACTGTTTATCAGTGTTAATTCTCGAAGAACGTGAGTCAAGTGCAAATTGAAACCGAAAAGAAATAACACGATAAGGCTTTGTGCAAATATTGTTAGAACATTGATTGCACTGGGACTCAAGTCCAGATGAGATACGAGAGGTTGGGCGCTGTGGAAAGTGTGAGGGAAAGTGCGTAGGAAAAGTGCAATAATACCCTCTTAACCTCCATCTGGCCATCCATAGATGAGAATCGTAATTGAAATGGCCTGTAAACGGTAGCCGGTTTTTGGAGGATGGGGTAACCGGAGCGAGTATGGGAATCGGAGTGCAACAAGTGGTGACACCAACGGAAGGCGGCGACACAAATCTTATCGCAAACAATGTAATTCCCTCGACTGAGTGTGAGTGTGCTCTGCTCCCCCCCTCGAAACTAGTTCACACGATCGTGGGGACCAGGGTAGGGTATCGAGAAAGAGACATCTGGGGCAGTATCGATGAGAGATGATTGAGTGGGTGGAAGGGCGCTCCCTAGACCAGCACTGACATTGCACCCTCCCCAGTTCAATTGCCCGAATCGGAGCGTAAAAATAGCTCTAATGAGCACTTCCCATCCCAGCGAGCTTTTGACACTTGTTTTGGTAATACCGAGTACTGAGAGCCGAACACTTAGATAGCCCCACTAGCCAGGTGTGAGTGGCAATTGCTCATATTGATTTGAGCGAACTGTAGGTGCGCAGGCAGCTCAGCTGGTGCTTGGGAGGGAGCTTCCACCGCCGGCGGCTCTCTTTCACTCACCCGACGACCCGACGTCATCGCAAGTACACAACAAAACATGTGGAGCTGCCGGGCGATTCATTCATTTGGCCGACAAGCGTTCAGCGGAGCACACTCGCCGCTCCCTCCGGACTAgtgaagaaaagaaagctaagcCAGCACTTAGTAATACGGCAGATGAACAGATAAATCGCAgtagcagtggcagtggcagtcgCAGtgtaaaaaactaaacaaaaaacagctAGAGAGACAGTCGAGCGTTGCAAGTGTTATCTGCGATTAGTTTACGAAACAAAAAACCGTGccttttttgtaaaaaaagcaaaatacTCGGCCCAAAAATCGTGATACATTGGAAGTTGCTTATCTGGGACCTTGGAAAAGGTGATGAAGCCAATCATTCAAAAGATTTTAGTTCTACAGTGTCTACAGATCTGATCGGTAGTGCTCCCCCCCCAAAAACTTATCCCAAAAAACGaataaattgtttatatttctgAGCCAACAACTAGATTGACATTCAGCAGTTCGAAATGTGTtatgcaaaatgaaaaacaaaagtgtTGTTTACTCAATATAAACTGTGCGAAGCAAATAAGACAATAGCGAcgcaaaaagcaaaacaacCCAACcccaccagccaccagccaccagccaccagATATAATATAGCTTGTCTTAGTCTTAGTGGATATTGAAGTCTTATCCAAGCGATTATAATTACGTTTATTCTATTATTGCTTTTCCGCAGATCGCGTTGCTGAGTACtcggacgaggacgaggaggtcGAGTTCAGTTCCGGCGAGTTCAACGACGAGGCCAACGAGCTGGGCCTGATCCGCGGCTACGATCCCAAGGATCCAAGGGACTACAATCATCCGGCCAAGCATGATATGCGCAAGTATCGAAACAAGTTGCAGCGCTCCGGTATCGAGGACTGCGCCCTAGTGCCATCCGGCATCCAGCACCATCATCCCGGCGTGGGCGTTGACAGTGATAGCGAGTTCGAGATGAAGGACAAGAGCTCGTCACGGGCCAAGTTTAGCCGGGTGAGTCAATCGCGAGTTCAAATCGGAACGTGTAATCTTGGCCAGCTGTTCTGCTTCCGCGCCTAAAAATTATTCTCCCCCCGAAATAAATGCCAGCCCACCGAGGAGCACTTTCATTATGGTTCGATATAATTGCGTGGCAACACGACGTCAGTGGACTGTCGGTGGTTTTCAATTCGGCGGTTCAAAAATTCATTATGCAAAGTGAATAAATATCACTTGGCTGCTATCTATATAGATTAAACGGCAGTACCTATATACTGTATAGATTGGTAGACCCATTCATTAGACAAACGGAAACAGTTTGCTTTTTTGTTAATACTTTGTAATCAGGCCTCATAATCAGACAAGTTGGATAAACTCTTACCAATTTGCATACTAGAATCGATGATTTATGATTAGCCTCGCCTTACTGTGTCGGTTAGGGGGTTTCCTCATTCTCGGCCATTGCGAAATTCTGTCAGTTCCTGGCTGCTAACCCAGATACAAGGGCCAACCGGGCCAATGAAATATGCATCAGAAATGCTATGCTATGCTTGGGGCGGGCTGGCATTCTGTGGCAAATAGTTGACAATTGTTGGGGCGGCGGACGACCTTGGCGTGTCGAAGCATTGTCGACTCAATTCGCCCAGATTTGGCTGCCCCCGGTGGCATACCTTCGATGGCACAACACTTCTACATCTCAGGGCCACGGGGTTCTGATCAACAAACAAGAAATCGCAAGAATTTCCGCATCGCCACAGTCTTCGGGCTCTAATATAATTagaaaattagaaaatttCATGTTTCATTGATGAGTTCTTTCCTTTTGAAGTATGAGCCCTAATGGCAGCAGAGACAATTTTCTTAAGCTGCcagcttaaatatttaagccaCAGCCCGGCTCAGCTGCCTGGGCCAATTATCTCTGCTCTGGAGCTCCATGGCTCCTCCCTCCACGCACCTCGGCGCAGGTGTAAAATTAGCCTGCGGCTTTTGTTGTCATGGCTCCTCCACTGGGCTGGCTCTGCCCTTCTGTATCGCAGGATCATGCCAGCTCTGAAAGCCGGCCGTAGATAAGACCTGGCTAATGACAGCTCCAGCGCAGAATATTGCGGAATAAAAACCGGAAAGTATAAGCGAGCGGGCAATTAAAACAGAATGATGCATATATTTTAACAGCTCCCAAGTCCTTGGGATGTGGCTTAATGGCCCAAAAGCCAATGGCAGCCTAAAGTTCATCAGTTCATCTAGATAACATACAATCTTATTACTATCAAGtagtttaatattaaataataaatttaattatatttttcttccattttatAGACCATTTCGCTCCAGCAGCGGAACTTCAAGCAGAAGATCGTGGCCCTGCTGAGGCGGTTCAAGGTCAGCGAGGAGCTGGAGGGCGAGTCGGGTCACCAGCGTACGGTGGCTGCCCTCCGCGGTGAACGGGATCTGGACGCACTCTTCCAGGAGCTGGAGTCGCTGTCGTGCTGCGAGGGCGATGACTCTGGCCCGGATATGGACAGCATATCGGTGGGCTCGACCCCGAAGCCGTCGCTGCGTCCCTTCTTCACCAACTCGCGGATCATGCTGCACGACAACATGACCGGCAACGGAGGCGATCTGAGCCAGGGACTGGGCGGCGGTGGTTCCGGGCCGGGAATTGGACCAGCGGGTGAGTGCCGGAACCGGAGCTCTGCGTGACTCTGGGGGTTGCATTTTTGTTGATGTATTCTCTAACTGGAGTTCCAAACTAAGCGACGTTTGCTCTTGaatttggcttttttttcaTACGTTCTTGCTCTTGATGCGTTGCGTTGccttttttgaatattttgaagaataacaatcacacacacactgacttCCACATAAATTCCAATTGTATTCTGgcaaaaaatggcaaaattaATTCAAATTGCTTTCTAATGAGAGGAGAAGAATTTCCACAAATGTTTGCAGTCATCAGAGCTGGTGGAATTttattgatttgttttttcgttttattttaaaagtgtcTGTCTGTCCGGGTCTGCCACTGCCATTGTTGGCAGTTTGGGTCAAGGATGAAGGAAATGTTGCCAAACGAATGTCACACACGCATACACAACACTCTGCCACACACTCACAGCTCAACAGCTCACAGCTCAACAGGACAAATTgtttcgcaaaaaaaaaagcgctGGCACAGAGACAGTTAATTGTCCTGCTGACCGGCGATGTAGCTTCCTTCCAGCAGAGTCCTTGCCTCTTTCAAGCGAACAGTCGAGCATTACATGTAGCTTTTTGCCAAATAAATAGTTGTAAGTTGTAAGTTGTAAGTCAAGGCTCTTCTTGTACGATAACCATTAGTTGTGCTTACCTTAAATTGAAACTACTAGTACTTAAAATAACTCCAGATacagcaaaacaaaacaaaaccaaacaaaacaaatacaaatacaataCAGAAAGATACATTTTGCATGGCTTGAACAAATCTCTCTTCCAGGAAACTCTGAGCGCCGATCATCGGATAAGAGCGACCAATTGACCAATTCATCTTACAATCttgaaaataacaaaaaccaaaaatgcaTTCATTTAACAAACAATAACAATTCGGCAACAACACCAGGTCTGTGTACATTACAACAAAAATCGAAAGAAAACCAAAGTATATCTCAAGAAGTATCTCAACTATCAACTACCATCCATCCATtcccaaaatcaaaattatagaaCACACATGCATTCTCCCGCCCCCTGCCAGTCATGTACAATCtgtttgtaaataaaaatcaggATCCATATCCGGCAACAACCTGAAACATAGGGGAATCTCTGGAATctctgaaataaagatttaaATAGAGATTCCCTCATGTTCAGGTTGTTCCAGCGCCCTAATCCTTCGCCCTGGCTCACACTCACATCGCACATCCCACACCCCACATCCCAGACACGCGTACAGTACACCGCCACACACAGTCACATGTAAACTGGATCTGTAATCCGTATGCTTTCGATGTACTTTAGTTGTTGCACCACGCGTGGCTCTGCACCTTTGCATGCTCCGTCTTTGATTTGTGCCTCAATTTCATTGattgtttgtgtttttagCTGGGTGTGTACAGTACAGTACAGTACAGTGCGTACGTACGGTGTGTAGTACACACATGTGCTTCCATATCAGGTGCATGTTTCGGGATCCTAAAATAAACTCCCCATCATTCTGTGGCCCAAAATAGATCCAAGTCCTCCGAGGCTACCTACCGACGCACTCGGAGCTGTTTTCCAAATTAGCTCAACATAGACGTCAGACCCTTGAGAACTGTAGCCCTAATCGCAGCCTTGTCGCCTCCATCCACCTCATAAAGTCTTGGGTTTGTTTGTCCCACCCCCCAACCCCCACCCCCATTTCCCGGCCCATTTCTTTCACTTTCACCTAACGTGTCGTGCGTTCCCAGCTTATTTTGATttaagttcttttttttttcgttttgatTAATCGGCGCATGGCTTTGAAAAATTCTACCTCTGGAGGAACATGGCTGCTCCACCCTCCTGCCCATTAGCCGCCTTCATCCCCCCTTCGGCATGGTCGTAAAATAATGAAAgctttaattatattttcggtccgtgttttttatttgattatttatttacacGGGCTCCTTGGAAGGGGTCACTCTTCGGAGGGCTATCTATTTATGGGCACGACTATTTGTGGCCGCCAGTCTGTCTCACGATTCTGTCTTTAGTGGCCTTCGCATGTCTGTCCCCCCGAACATCACAATCCTCCAATACTTCACTTATGGTCATTATAATAATAGTGTTTGTTTCCCGGTCTTCAAAAACCATCCAAACTGAAAGCAATTTTTAACAAATCCTATAAAGTATGATGCATCGATATCCACTAACTGAATGAAACGAATTATAACTCCTTAATCGAACACCATTGGTTAGAAATTGCTTTTAATGTATGATGTGGCCCATCACTCTTCTTGAAACCCAACTAGTACAATTTTCCATCTGACTAAGTGACTAATATACTCAACTAACATTTGTCCCGCCCCACAGACCGTGGCAACGAGAGCTCCGGAAACGAGGCCAATACCGGCTATAATGACGGCCAGACTTCAGATCCCCAGAACAGCCCGCCTCGGGACAAGGACTACATGCgtctgcagcagcaacaactaaCCCCAGTCAGCTCCGTGGCCGCCAGCATGGCCAGTGGCAACCTAGTAACCCCCGCGCAGACGGAGAAGCGGTCCCGCCTGTTTCGGACTTCCAGCAATACACCCGTGGTGACGGGAAGCGGCGGCAACAGCGCCAGTGCTATTAGTGCCTCCGGGGGTGGCAAAAGGAAGCACACCCTCAGCCTGAGTGCTGAGCCCAGGTCCGTGCTGGAGACCTGCCTGTCGCCCACCAATGTGGAGCCACGCAAGCTGTTGCTCGACCAGTTGAATCGCGTGTTCGCCGGCGAAGACAGTGTCATACCAGAGGTGTTGACCATCATCAGTCCGCCAGAGGCCCTGGGTGGTAGTGGGCTCTTGGCCAAGCTGGTCACGCTATTCGCCAACTCCTTTAAGCCGGCCTTCGTGCCGCAGAACACGGCCGAGGTCAAGGCGGTATTGCAGGCGCTTATGGCCAAGATCCAGAAGTAGTAAGTGTTCCTTTCACATCTCTTCTTTCCAGTCACTTGATAATCTTGTCTTGCAGCTGTAACTCCAATGCCAAGCCACCACACACGGTCAAGGTGCTGCTCATCGGCGGGGACTGGCTGCAGGGTGCCACCCTGCGGCACTACGTGGAGCTTATGGGTGTGCGCCCGCCCGACTGGCTGAACCATCTGCGTTTCTATCTGGTACCGATCGGCGGTAGTTGCGGCAATGTGGCGCGCCACCTCAGCCAGATGGACCAGGCGTATGCCGCCATGTTTGGCTCCGACAACTGGACCCAGTTGTGCGAACGAGCGGCTGCCACGGCGGCGGCAGTCAGTGCCGTCACCACCGTGAATGCTACCGCCTTGACAGCCAATCTGGCGGATGCGGCC
This window contains:
- the LOC6500751 gene encoding phosphofurin acidic cluster sorting protein 2 isoform X2, producing the protein MKMVDKSSKLVDKFAAVASSGSGGGGAAASGPLNMPAGGGAGSGGAGSGSGGGAPGTAGLSGGGFSGQKPVPMKLFAAWEVDRTPPNCIPRLCSLTITRLTILSPLPGDTTSLSLAVKMQSSKRTLRSHEIPINGSALTSSAALQGNSPAAAGQPGSAGTGVGAGVAVPLSETELDLHFSLQYPHFIKRDGNRLVILLQRRKKYKSRTILGYKTLAEGIIRMDAVLQKSMDMIIELTASGKNGRPGTVVACLRAERVSSIPVDHDNKNNNSVLLADRVAEYSDEDEEVEFSSGEFNDEANELGLIRGYDPKDPRDYNHPAKHDMRKYRNKLQRSGIEDCALVPSGIQHHHPGVGVDSDSEFEMKDKSSSRAKFSRTISLQQRNFKQKIVALLRRFKVSEELEGESGHQRTVAALRGERDLDALFQELESLSCCEGDDSGPDMDSISVGSTPKPSLRPFFTNSRIMLHDNMTGNGGDLSQGLGGGGSGPGIGPADRGNESSGNEANTGYNDGQTSDPQNSPPRDKDYMRLQQQQLTPVSSVAASMASGNLVTPAQTEKRSRLFRTSSNTPVVTGSGGNSASAISASGGGKRKHTLSLSAEPRSVLETCLSPTNVEPRKLLLDQLNRVFAGEDSVIPEVLTIISPPEALGGSGLLAKLVTLFANSFKPAFVPQNTAEVKAVLQALMAKIQKYCNSNAKPPHTVKVLLIGGDWLQGATLRHYVELMGVRPPDWLNHLRFYLVPIGGSCGNVARHLSQMDQAYAAMFGSDNWTQLCERAAATAAAVSAVTTVNATALTANLADAAGVNKSDIAELVQRIQRYLLAAGPCTQIPIAEAMVNYKDEDSCQIFVPFVSDVRIGYLDAQASLDLEENAGGSSAIGSALGLGSSSAIPIGSQSSPNVHGVVSGSPPQQQQLIMGRISPPLQTPPSSASSHRERIASETLSTPSSLQQQTFSGALAAAEAVELQVDYWPVVRPGEGHAKESKSGSGSKGGDAGGKNSIKSTFRNLQVWRLPQHAQQLGDMFNGLTVSFATKEKKQKQIMRLGKKKDKERDLEKEQCVEGVARLICSPKQSHPVPLRVYIDGTEWTGVKFFQVSSQWQTHVKNFPIALIGCTPMSCAELS
- the LOC6500751 gene encoding phosphofurin acidic cluster sorting protein 2 isoform X1; the encoded protein is MKMVDKSSKLVDKFAAVASSGSGGGGAAASGPLNMPAGGGAGSGGAGSGSGGGAPGTAGLSGGGFSGQKPVPMKLFAAWEVDRTPPNCIPRLCSLTITRLTILSPLPGDTTSLSLAVKMQSSKRTLRSHEIPINGSALTSSAALQGNSPAAAGQPGSAGTGVGAGVAVPLSETELDLHFSLQYPHFIKRDGNRLVILLQRRKKYKSRTILGYKTLAEGIIRMDAVLQKSMDMIIELTASGKNGRPGTVVACLRAERVSSIPVDHDNKNNNSVLLADRVAEYSDEDEEVEFSSGEFNDEANELGLIRGYDPKDPRDYNHPAKHDMRKYRNKLQRSGIEDCALVPSGIQHHHPGVGVDSDSEFEMKDKSSSRAKFSRTISLQQRNFKQKIVALLRRFKVSEELEGESGHQRTVAALRGERDLDALFQELESLSCCEGDDSGPDMDSISVGSTPKPSLRPFFTNSRIMLHDNMTGNGGDLSQGLGGGGSGPGIGPAGNSERRSSDKSDQLTNSSYNLENNKNQKCIHLTNNNNSATTPDRGNESSGNEANTGYNDGQTSDPQNSPPRDKDYMRLQQQQLTPVSSVAASMASGNLVTPAQTEKRSRLFRTSSNTPVVTGSGGNSASAISASGGGKRKHTLSLSAEPRSVLETCLSPTNVEPRKLLLDQLNRVFAGEDSVIPEVLTIISPPEALGGSGLLAKLVTLFANSFKPAFVPQNTAEVKAVLQALMAKIQKYCNSNAKPPHTVKVLLIGGDWLQGATLRHYVELMGVRPPDWLNHLRFYLVPIGGSCGNVARHLSQMDQAYAAMFGSDNWTQLCERAAATAAAVSAVTTVNATALTANLADAAGVNKSDIAELVQRIQRYLLAAGPCTQIPIAEAMVNYKDEDSCQIFVPFVSDVRIGYLDAQASLDLEENAGGSSAIGSALGLGSSSAIPIGSQSSPNVHGVVSGSPPQQQQLIMGRISPPLQTPPSSASSHRERIASETLSTPSSLQQQTFSGALAAAEAVELQVDYWPVVRPGEGHAKESKSGSGSKGGDAGGKNSIKSTFRNLQVWRLPQHAQQLGDMFNGLTVSFATKEKKQKQIMRLGKKKDKERDLEKEQCVEGVARLICSPKQSHPVPLRVYIDGTEWTGVKFFQVSSQWQTHVKNFPIALIGCTPMSCAELS